Part of the Paenibacillus terrae HPL-003 genome is shown below.
TGCTGCTGGTAGACGATGAACCGTGGGTTCTTGAGGGTTTGCGCACAATTGTGAACTGGGACAAATATGGCTTCCGGGTCTGTGGAGAGGCCTCGAACGGCAGCTCCGCCTGGTCTCTGATTGAGCGGCTTCAGCCCGAACTGGTATTTACCGATATTCAAATGCCTTCCGTCAGCGGTCTGGAGCTGATCGACCGCTCACAGCATAAGCTGGCAAAGCCGCCGCGGTTTGTCATATTGAGCGGGCACAATAACTTCGAGTATGCAGTGACGGCGCTTGACCAACGCGTCGATGATTATCTGCTCAAGCCGATTGACGAGGATGAGATAGAGGCGGTGTTGGACCAGATAAGCCGCAAGATCCGGGAAGAGACGGCCAAGGAGGAGCTCCGTCGCCGCGACCGATCCCTGTACGTCAATTGTCTGCTCAATCGGCTGATTCAGGGCGAGGCGGGCACCGAGCTTGAGAATGAAGCCACGGCCTTGTTGAATATCGGAAGCGGTGAGGAGATCGGCTGCCTGCTGGTTGAAACGGAAATGAACGAAGAAGAGTTGAAGCGTCAGATATCGGAGCTTGCCGGGCCGGAACGTCCGGAGCTGTTCACGGATCCCGAAGGAAGAGTGGGCCTGGTCGCTTCCGGGAAACCGCACGCTGCAGATCGGCTTGAGGCTCTTGGGCGTCGGCTGTGTGAAGAGTGGCCGGGCGAGGCTCCCTCTCCCGCAATTGCGGCGCTGAGTTATGGTACGGGAGGGGCGTCCGCACTTCGGCCTATTTACGAAAAAGCGCTGGCAGCGCTCAAATGGAAGCGCTATCATAACGAGGGAGGCATTATCGCCTGCAACGAGCTTCCGCGGAACGAACGCATGAAGGGAGTGAACAAAGCGGCCCTGGCTTCCTTGATCGAACGGGTCTCCTCGGACAGTCCCGAAGAGATTGAAGCTGCGGCGGACGCCCTGCTTGCTGCACCGTCCCTCGGGCTACCGGATATCGAATATGTGCGGATTCAGTTGTCCGCCCTCGAAATGGGTATCTCCAAGAAGCTGAAGGAGCTGGGTGGAGACGCCGATGCCTTCATGCGGGGCATACAGGGAGAGTTCGGTACGCTGACGGAGACAACCACTTTTCCGGCTTTTCGCCGGTATGCCCTGGCGCTATGCCTGAGCGGAGCGGCTGCCCTCCGCGAGCAGCGTGAACGCAGCGAGTGCCGCACGATCTTCCGGGTGGTGCAGCATGTGGACCAGGAATTTCGGAAGAAGCTGCAGCTTCAGGAGCTTGCCCAGATGTTCCATATGAATCCTATCTATTTGGGACAGTTGTTCAAGCAGCAGACCGGCAAGTCGTTCCGGGAATATCTGAACGGCAAGCGGGTTGAAGAGGCGAAGCGGCTTCTGCGACAAGGCCGGCTGAGCATCGCCGAAGTGGCGGCGAATTCCGGTTATCCCAACACTGATTATTTTATAAGCCAGTTCAAACGGATAACAGGGATAGCGCCGTCTGCTTTCAGACGGCGGGAATAGAGACGGCTCAGGCCGAAAGAATGTTCAATGGGAGATGGTGGTGGAAGCCATGATTAGAAAGTTCAGATTTCGCAGTATAGTGAACGATATCCCGCTGAATTACAAATTCATGCTGATTTATGTAATCGGGATTTTGCTACCTATTGTCATAATCAATTATTTGTTTATGGACCGGATGTCCGGGCTGATCAAGGAGCGGGAAGAGCAGAATCTGCAAATCTCGTTGGAGCGGGCGAGAAAGGATATCCACGGCATGATTGATGGCGGAGTTGCGGTCAGTCATGCCCTGATTACAGATAAGCTGCTGTACGAGACCCTGGACCGTGATTATAAGGGTTCGCTGGATTTCTATAATACGTTCAACGAACAGCTCCGTCATCGGGTCACATCCTATATTCCGGTGAACAATCAGATCCAGCGGATCGGCATTTACACGGACAATCCGACGATCGTGCCCGGCAGCGACTATTATGACTTGAATGAATCGGTTTTTGCCAGCCCCTGGTATCAGGAGTGGAAGTCGTTCAACGGAACCGTGCTGGTGTCTGCGTATCTGGACATGGGGGCCAAAACCCCCGCAACTGCCACGCCTTATCTCAGCGTCGTTGAGAAAATGGATAATTACGACGTCAACAACTCTTACCAGAAGCTGGTGCGGATTGATTTCGATCTCAGCCGCTTTTACGATGTCATCGCCCGCGAGCGGGATTACCTGGATCTCTATCTGGTTAACGACCAGAACGAGATCATCGTATCTATGGACAGCGGATACCAGCGCGAGAACATCTCCAGTTTTCCTTTGTTCAAAATGGACAAAGAGGCGGACAACGATCTGCATATCATGCCGATCGGTAACGCCAGCTATGTGCGGGGATGGAAGCTGATCGGCGTGCCCCAGGGGACG
Proteins encoded:
- a CDS encoding response regulator transcription factor; protein product: MMNVLLVDDEPWVLEGLRTIVNWDKYGFRVCGEASNGSSAWSLIERLQPELVFTDIQMPSVSGLELIDRSQHKLAKPPRFVILSGHNNFEYAVTALDQRVDDYLLKPIDEDEIEAVLDQISRKIREETAKEELRRRDRSLYVNCLLNRLIQGEAGTELENEATALLNIGSGEEIGCLLVETEMNEEELKRQISELAGPERPELFTDPEGRVGLVASGKPHAADRLEALGRRLCEEWPGEAPSPAIAALSYGTGGASALRPIYEKALAALKWKRYHNEGGIIACNELPRNERMKGVNKAALASLIERVSSDSPEEIEAAADALLAAPSLGLPDIEYVRIQLSALEMGISKKLKELGGDADAFMRGIQGEFGTLTETTTFPAFRRYALALCLSGAAALREQRERSECRTIFRVVQHVDQEFRKKLQLQELAQMFHMNPIYLGQLFKQQTGKSFREYLNGKRVEEAKRLLRQGRLSIAEVAANSGYPNTDYFISQFKRITGIAPSAFRRRE